The Neobacillus sp. OS1-2 genome includes a window with the following:
- the trpB gene encoding tryptophan synthase subunit beta: protein MEKVSVASKGYFGEFGGSFVPEDLQKVMNELEEQFLKYKDDREFIKEYKYYLKEYIGRENPLTFAENLTKQMGGAKIYLKREDLNHTGAHKINNAIGQILLAKRMGVKRIIAETGAGQHGVATATACAMFGMECIIYMGKLDTERQALNVFRMELLGAKVVPVEKGQGRLKDAVDEALGDLVQNYKNTFYLLGSAVGPHPYPTMVKHFQAIISEESKRQILEKERKLPTAVIACAGGGSNAIGAFAHYIEEPNVRLIGAEPAEAPTLSEGVPAVIHGFKCLTLLDDNGDPKPTYSIAAGLDYPGVGPEHSYLKTSGRAEYVTVTGQEALEAFQLLSKTEGIIPALESSHAVAYAIKLAKELTPDDVLIVNLSGRGDKDVEQVFHMLKK from the coding sequence ATGGAAAAAGTAAGTGTAGCGAGCAAAGGTTATTTTGGAGAATTTGGCGGCAGCTTTGTTCCTGAAGATTTACAGAAAGTAATGAATGAGCTTGAGGAACAATTTTTAAAATACAAGGACGACCGGGAATTCATAAAAGAATATAAATATTATTTGAAAGAATATATCGGCAGGGAAAATCCGCTGACATTTGCCGAAAATTTAACGAAGCAAATGGGCGGAGCAAAAATCTATCTCAAACGTGAGGATTTAAACCATACTGGTGCACATAAAATTAATAATGCGATTGGACAAATTTTATTAGCAAAACGGATGGGTGTGAAGCGGATTATTGCAGAAACAGGGGCTGGCCAGCATGGTGTTGCGACGGCAACAGCATGTGCCATGTTTGGGATGGAATGTATTATTTATATGGGCAAACTGGATACCGAGCGTCAGGCCTTGAATGTCTTTCGGATGGAATTATTGGGTGCGAAAGTTGTTCCCGTTGAAAAAGGGCAGGGCCGCTTAAAGGATGCTGTTGATGAAGCATTGGGTGACCTGGTACAAAACTATAAAAATACTTTTTATTTACTAGGATCGGCGGTGGGGCCGCATCCATATCCTACCATGGTTAAACACTTCCAAGCGATTATCAGCGAAGAATCAAAGCGCCAGATCCTTGAAAAAGAAAGAAAACTGCCAACGGCCGTGATTGCCTGTGCAGGCGGCGGCAGTAATGCAATAGGGGCGTTCGCCCATTATATTGAGGAGCCAAATGTTCGGTTAATTGGGGCCGAACCGGCAGAAGCACCTACCTTAAGCGAAGGGGTTCCTGCGGTTATTCATGGCTTTAAATGTTTAACATTGCTGGATGACAACGGTGATCCGAAACCAACATACTCCATTGCGGCAGGTTTGGATTATCCAGGTGTTGGTCCAGAGCATAGTTATTTGAAAACAAGCGGCAGAGCTGAGTACGTGACAGTCACTGGTCAAGAGGCTTTGGAGGCATTCCAATTGTTAAGTAAAACGGAAGGGATCATCCCTGCGTTAGAAAGCTCGCATGCGGTTGCCTATGCTATTAAACTGGCAAAGGAATTAACTCCAGATGACGTGTTGATTGTGAACCTTTCAGGCCGTGGTGATAAAGATGTTGAACAAGTATTCCATATGTTAAAAAAATAA
- a CDS encoding AarF/ABC1/UbiB kinase family protein, with product MIKKRIRHIQRYRDIVYAFTKYGFGFIINEMGLTELLAVPKKVFAEGNKTLRHKTTGERIRLFLEELGPTFVKMGQIASTRPDMIPADMIQELVKLQDQVQLFPFKEVERIIEHEFAESMETLFAAFSEQPLAAASIGQVHYAELHTGERVAVKIQRPNIRKIIETDLEILQDLARLAEAKLNWAERYQIRDIVAELAQSIRLELDYEIEGRNAEKIARQFSTNPDVRIPKIYWENTTPKVLTMEYLEGVKLNEVEKLHKEGYESKILAERVVNAVFQQILIDGFFHGDPHPGNILALPGNAIAFMDFGIIGQLTPEMKQYVSSFVIAMMNQNTDEVVRTITNMGLVPDEVNHRKLRADVDMLREKYSRVPFSEMSLGRAVNDLFSVAFRHRIRIPTDLTILGKTLLTMEGMVEKLNPELSIIKIAKPFGRRLIKERFHPKNVAEKVRMQFSEYEEIFTEMPQTLKDITTIMKKGKMKIEITTPELDLFLKKVNRISNRMSFSIVLLAFSIIMAGVIIGASLSGQTSTMLTKIPAIEIGFVIATTMFLWLLYSIFKSGRF from the coding sequence ATGATTAAGAAAAGAATCCGCCATATTCAACGCTACCGTGACATTGTCTATGCTTTTACCAAATATGGTTTCGGTTTTATCATAAATGAAATGGGACTTACTGAACTTTTAGCGGTTCCAAAAAAGGTATTTGCTGAAGGAAATAAAACACTACGCCATAAAACTACCGGTGAAAGGATTAGGCTATTTTTGGAGGAGCTCGGTCCAACCTTTGTAAAAATGGGCCAAATTGCCAGTACGAGACCGGATATGATTCCTGCTGATATGATTCAAGAACTGGTAAAACTTCAGGACCAGGTCCAACTATTTCCATTTAAGGAAGTCGAACGAATTATTGAACATGAATTCGCGGAATCAATGGAAACATTATTCGCTGCCTTTAGTGAGCAACCTCTGGCCGCAGCCTCAATCGGCCAAGTACATTATGCAGAACTGCATACTGGGGAGCGAGTAGCTGTTAAGATTCAACGTCCCAATATCCGAAAAATTATCGAAACGGATTTAGAAATTTTGCAGGATTTAGCCAGATTGGCAGAAGCGAAATTAAACTGGGCGGAAAGATATCAAATACGTGATATAGTCGCTGAATTGGCGCAATCCATTCGCCTGGAATTGGACTATGAAATCGAGGGGAGAAATGCTGAAAAGATTGCTAGACAATTTAGTACTAATCCTGATGTAAGAATTCCAAAGATCTACTGGGAAAACACCACTCCCAAAGTATTGACGATGGAATATTTAGAGGGAGTAAAATTGAATGAGGTCGAAAAACTTCATAAAGAAGGTTATGAAAGTAAAATCCTGGCGGAAAGGGTTGTAAACGCCGTCTTTCAACAAATTTTAATAGATGGCTTCTTTCATGGAGATCCCCATCCCGGAAATATTTTAGCCTTACCGGGGAACGCGATAGCTTTTATGGATTTTGGTATTATTGGCCAATTAACGCCGGAGATGAAGCAGTATGTTTCCTCTTTTGTAATAGCGATGATGAACCAAAATACCGATGAGGTTGTCAGAACAATTACAAATATGGGTCTAGTGCCGGATGAAGTTAACCATAGAAAATTAAGAGCCGATGTTGATATGCTGCGGGAAAAATATAGCCGTGTTCCCTTTAGCGAAATGAGCCTCGGCAGGGCAGTTAATGATTTGTTTTCAGTTGCCTTCCGTCATCGGATTAGAATACCAACTGATTTAACCATTTTAGGGAAGACACTGCTGACGATGGAAGGAATGGTTGAAAAGCTTAATCCGGAGTTAAGCATTATTAAAATTGCTAAACCGTTTGGAAGAAGATTGATAAAAGAACGGTTTCATCCAAAGAATGTAGCCGAAAAGGTTAGGATGCAGTTCTCTGAATATGAAGAAATCTTTACTGAAATGCCACAAACGTTAAAAGATATTACAACCATCATGAAAAAAGGGAAAATGAAAATAGAAATTACGACACCAGAGTTGGATTTATTTTTAAAGAAAGTAAATCGAATTAGTAATCGCATGTCTTTCAGTATAGTGCTCCTAGCATTTAGTATCATCATGGCTGGAGTAATTATTGGCGCATCATTATCGGGACAAACATCGACCATGCTGACAAAAATCCCAGCCATTGAAATTGGCTTTGTTATCGCCACAACTATGTTTCTATGGCTCTTATATTCCATTTTCAAATCGGGTCGATTTTAA
- a CDS encoding GNAT family N-acetyltransferase, with amino-acid sequence MGELLFVKGYHDYERLRNSFNQLALNTFGIEFETWFQHGYWTEKYQPYSYIDNGMVVANVSVNLLNLVISDESKQAIQIGTVMTHPDYRDKGLSRRLMEKVLEDFCHVDIVYLFANQTVLDFYPKFGFQRVEEVEFSMSYSQKPSLNLPKIKKLDGGNSDDLAFIYALAADRVSGSGIFGTSGSEELLMFYSIMVFNQDLYYLEEEKALVIFKIEGDILHLYDVVCREKVNAPGILSKIAGVNINKVIFHFQPEMTEAAKMDVQPHETRNPLFIRNQTNITLPAVFKHPFTSQA; translated from the coding sequence ATGGGAGAATTATTATTTGTAAAAGGGTATCACGATTACGAACGATTAAGGAACAGCTTTAATCAATTGGCTTTAAACACGTTTGGGATTGAGTTTGAAACTTGGTTTCAGCATGGATATTGGACTGAAAAATATCAACCATACTCCTACATAGATAACGGGATGGTGGTGGCTAATGTATCTGTAAATCTCTTAAATCTTGTAATTAGTGATGAGTCTAAACAAGCAATTCAAATTGGTACAGTCATGACACACCCTGATTATCGGGATAAAGGGCTATCCAGAAGGCTGATGGAAAAGGTTTTAGAGGATTTCTGCCATGTTGACATAGTTTATTTATTTGCGAATCAAACTGTTTTAGATTTTTATCCGAAGTTTGGCTTTCAGAGGGTGGAGGAAGTGGAGTTTTCAATGAGTTACAGCCAAAAGCCCTCACTAAATCTACCAAAAATTAAAAAATTAGATGGCGGAAATTCTGATGATTTAGCATTCATCTACGCGTTGGCAGCTGACAGAGTTTCAGGCTCGGGGATATTTGGAACATCAGGCAGTGAGGAACTTTTAATGTTTTATAGTATTATGGTATTCAATCAAGATCTCTACTATCTTGAAGAGGAAAAGGCGCTGGTCATCTTTAAAATTGAAGGTGATATCCTACACCTTTATGATGTAGTTTGTAGGGAGAAAGTAAATGCTCCTGGTATTTTGTCCAAGATTGCCGGAGTAAATATAAATAAAGTGATATTCCATTTTCAACCCGAGATGACAGAAGCTGCAAAGATGGACGTGCAGCCACACGAAACTAGAAATCCCCTCTTTATCAGAAACCAAACCAACATCACCTTACCGGCCGTGTTTAAACATCCATTTACCTCACAGGCATAG
- a CDS encoding YitT family protein — protein MYWTRVRFYLNHNRSENLSIYKRGCFIFLGSSLVALSLQLLLVKNFVIDGGIIGISIILSYITREEVGLFLLLLNTPFFILAYTYLGSRFLILSLFAILILSTGTYLLEPLPVLTHNPILVIFLGGFSLGLGVGITIRYGGCLDGTEVLAILFSKRSPFSIGQYVLLFNLFIFGSSVFIFGLYEAIYSLATFCVAYKTIDLSIKGH, from the coding sequence ATGTATTGGACAAGGGTCAGGTTTTATTTAAACCATAATAGGTCGGAGAATCTATCTATCTACAAGCGCGGTTGTTTTATCTTTTTGGGATCGTCTCTTGTCGCCCTATCCTTACAATTACTATTGGTGAAAAATTTCGTCATTGACGGGGGCATTATTGGCATTAGCATTATTCTCTCTTATATTACCCGCGAGGAAGTGGGATTGTTTCTCTTACTGTTGAATACCCCTTTTTTCATTCTTGCTTATACCTACCTTGGAAGCAGGTTTCTCATACTTAGCCTATTCGCAATCCTTATTCTGTCAACAGGAACGTATCTACTTGAACCTCTACCTGTCTTAACCCATAATCCCATTTTAGTGATTTTCCTGGGGGGATTCAGTTTAGGGTTGGGTGTCGGAATCACTATTCGATATGGCGGCTGTTTAGATGGGACGGAGGTATTAGCCATCCTATTTAGTAAACGTTCTCCTTTTTCGATCGGGCAATATGTGCTTTTATTTAATTTATTCATCTTTGGAAGTTCTGTTTTCATATTTGGTTTATACGAGGCGATCTACTCATTAGCCACTTTTTGTGTCGCGTATAAAACAATTGATTTATCTATAAAGGGACACTAA
- a CDS encoding alpha/beta fold hydrolase, which yields MPITNANGIDLYYEIHGEGEPLLLIMGLSLHSKSWFRTVPALSEKYKVIIFDNRGVGLSGKPNTPYSIELMAEDARAVLDASGVETAHVYGISMGGMIAQRLALKYPERIRSLILGCTTPGGVDHVQPSSDVAMLMLSRASSIATPEEMAWASVPILYSQFFIENHRDRIAEDIQKRIELPVQPYAYMLQLQACMAHDTSSEIDQITVPTLVIHGNEDRLVPYQNGVTLAENINGAEFLTIQGAGHIYVTEAVDLVNKKILEFLGKQ from the coding sequence ATGCCAATAACGAATGCGAATGGAATTGACTTATATTATGAAATCCATGGTGAAGGTGAACCCTTATTATTAATAATGGGGTTATCACTTCATTCAAAATCTTGGTTTAGAACAGTCCCAGCCCTAAGCGAAAAATACAAGGTCATTATCTTTGATAATCGCGGCGTAGGACTAAGCGGTAAACCTAATACCCCTTATTCAATTGAGCTTATGGCGGAAGATGCAAGGGCTGTTTTGGATGCATCAGGTGTTGAGACCGCACACGTATATGGAATTTCGATGGGGGGAATGATTGCCCAAAGGCTCGCCCTTAAATATCCCGAACGAATTCGTTCACTCATCTTAGGATGTACAACCCCGGGCGGTGTTGATCATGTACAACCCAGTTCGGATGTCGCCATGCTCATGCTTTCAAGGGCTTCTTCCATTGCTACCCCTGAAGAAATGGCATGGGCGTCTGTTCCGATACTCTACAGTCAATTCTTCATTGAAAATCATCGAGATAGGATTGCCGAAGATATTCAAAAACGAATCGAGTTACCAGTTCAGCCTTATGCTTATATGTTACAGCTTCAAGCCTGCATGGCACATGATACCTCGAGTGAGATTGACCAAATTACCGTACCGACTCTAGTCATACACGGTAATGAAGACAGATTAGTTCCGTATCAAAATGGAGTTACATTGGCGGAGAATATAAATGGAGCTGAATTTCTGACTATTCAAGGGGCCGGACACATCTATGTAACCGAAGCCGTTGATTTAGTGAATAAAAAAATACTAGAGTTTTTAGGAAAACAATAA
- a CDS encoding SDR family oxidoreductase, translating to MNIQDLFSLKGKTAIVTGGGRGLGRQIAIAYAEAGANIVVCSRNVDACKQFTEALQEKGVRALALKCDVSNSNDIQHVVDETMKEFGRIDILVNNSGTSWGAPALEMPADKWDKVMDINLKAVFLFSQAVGKIMVEQKSGKIINIASIAGMGGQDPLVMDAIGYSASKGAVITLTKDLAVKWAPYNVHVNAIAPGFFPTKMAKAILDYSGEKILERTPAGRFGSDDDMKGPALFLASDASDYVYGHVLIVDGGTTAGVQ from the coding sequence ATGAATATTCAGGATTTGTTTAGCTTAAAAGGAAAAACGGCAATTGTTACTGGCGGCGGAAGAGGGTTAGGGCGGCAAATTGCCATAGCCTATGCGGAAGCAGGGGCCAATATTGTTGTTTGCTCAAGAAATGTCGATGCCTGCAAACAATTTACGGAAGCGCTTCAAGAAAAAGGAGTTCGTGCACTTGCTTTAAAATGTGATGTATCTAATTCAAATGACATTCAGCATGTGGTAGACGAAACAATGAAGGAATTTGGCAGAATTGATATTTTAGTCAATAATAGCGGGACTAGCTGGGGGGCGCCCGCACTCGAGATGCCTGCTGATAAATGGGATAAGGTGATGGATATTAATCTCAAGGCCGTTTTCCTATTTTCTCAGGCCGTTGGCAAAATTATGGTTGAGCAAAAATCCGGTAAGATTATTAATATTGCATCGATTGCCGGTATGGGCGGGCAAGACCCTTTAGTCATGGATGCGATTGGCTATTCTGCCAGTAAGGGTGCGGTCATTACCTTAACAAAGGATTTGGCTGTTAAATGGGCTCCGTACAATGTTCATGTAAACGCGATTGCCCCTGGTTTTTTCCCGACAAAAATGGCAAAAGCCATCTTGGATTATTCAGGCGAAAAGATTCTTGAACGGACACCTGCAGGCCGCTTCGGATCGGATGATGATATGAAAGGTCCGGCATTGTTCCTAGCTTCAGATGCTTCAGATTATGTTTATGGCCATGTTTTGATTGTCGATGGCGGAACAACGGCAGGGGTTCAATAA
- a CDS encoding polyhydroxyalkanoate biosynthesis repressor PhaR, which yields MSGKKPYDPYESLHKFSLLWEKQVNDFIYLWTNNKEFVKMSHLGTEFHSRSLETFKKNQEAIASMLNLPTKNDVTNVASLTLQAEEKVEALEEQIWELQDAVKSQSKEIESVVEVSKEVIKLTKQLKTELVKTKKELADTKDLHAELQELKFELLKLNDFKEEFETIKDLIKQDRASEPVLTGAGSGN from the coding sequence ATGTCTGGGAAAAAGCCTTACGATCCATATGAATCCCTTCATAAGTTTAGCTTATTATGGGAAAAACAGGTTAATGATTTTATCTATCTTTGGACAAATAATAAGGAATTTGTGAAAATGTCTCATTTAGGAACGGAATTTCATTCCCGTTCGCTTGAAACATTCAAAAAAAATCAAGAGGCAATTGCAAGTATGTTAAATTTGCCTACTAAAAATGATGTGACGAATGTAGCCAGCCTAACGCTTCAAGCAGAGGAAAAAGTGGAAGCTTTAGAGGAGCAAATATGGGAGCTGCAGGATGCCGTAAAATCTCAAAGTAAAGAGATTGAAAGTGTTGTTGAGGTATCTAAGGAAGTTATTAAACTAACAAAGCAATTGAAGACAGAGTTAGTAAAAACAAAAAAGGAACTGGCCGATACCAAGGATTTACATGCTGAACTTCAGGAATTGAAATTTGAATTATTGAAACTAAATGATTTTAAAGAGGAATTTGAGACCATCAAGGATCTTATTAAACAGGACAGGGCGTCAGAACCAGTATTAACTGGTGCTGGATCAGGAAATTAA
- a CDS encoding alpha/beta fold hydrolase: protein MAIESPFKGFIPELDVEKEKMRWEQLFKVFSEPEPKIGHTPRNEVWRKNKSVLWHYPAKQKKYEIPLFFVYSLFNKPYILDIAPKASVIEGLTNMGYEVYLLDWGSPGYEDKKMGLDTYIEKYLRTAVKRAIRHSGAEEITLIGYCLGGTIASIYTSIADEPIKNLIVATVPIDFNPFIGPDQWAEGMRQGDINIDRFIDVYGVVPPQLVEGMFRAIGAPIYFTNYTMLLSRAHDQRYVDKWRRMNRWTLDQVPFAGEAYKQLANDLYKENKLVKGELMIGNKKVDLKNITANLYVVSGSRDNLILEEQSKPLMDLASSEDKTYVSVEAGHVSLALSGLFAKIVDQWASSRSNQL, encoded by the coding sequence TTGGCGATAGAATCACCTTTTAAAGGATTCATTCCAGAGTTGGATGTTGAAAAAGAAAAAATGCGCTGGGAACAACTGTTTAAGGTTTTTAGTGAGCCGGAGCCAAAGATTGGTCATACACCAAGAAATGAAGTATGGCGAAAAAATAAATCGGTATTATGGCATTATCCAGCGAAACAGAAAAAATACGAAATCCCATTATTTTTCGTGTATTCCCTTTTTAATAAACCATATATCTTAGATATCGCTCCAAAGGCAAGTGTCATTGAAGGACTTACCAATATGGGTTATGAGGTGTATTTATTAGATTGGGGTTCCCCAGGCTATGAAGATAAAAAGATGGGTCTCGACACCTACATTGAAAAGTACCTAAGGACGGCTGTTAAGCGGGCAATTCGCCATTCAGGTGCGGAAGAAATTACCCTTATCGGTTATTGCTTAGGGGGCACGATTGCATCTATTTACACTTCGATTGCCGATGAGCCAATAAAAAATTTGATTGTAGCAACGGTTCCGATTGACTTCAACCCTTTTATCGGTCCAGATCAATGGGCAGAAGGAATGAGGCAGGGCGATATCAACATTGACCGTTTTATTGATGTGTACGGGGTGGTCCCGCCGCAATTGGTAGAGGGGATGTTCAGGGCAATTGGGGCGCCAATTTATTTTACGAACTATACCATGCTATTAAGCCGAGCGCACGATCAGCGCTATGTTGATAAGTGGCGCAGGATGAATAGATGGACATTGGATCAAGTCCCTTTTGCAGGTGAAGCCTATAAACAATTAGCCAATGACCTTTATAAAGAAAACAAGCTTGTTAAAGGCGAATTGATGATTGGCAATAAAAAGGTAGACTTGAAGAATATCACAGCAAACTTGTATGTAGTTTCTGGGTCAAGGGATAATTTAATTTTGGAAGAGCAAAGTAAACCATTAATGGATTTGGCCTCAAGCGAGGATAAAACCTATGTTTCGGTTGAAGCAGGCCATGTTAGTCTGGCACTTTCCGGACTATTCGCAAAAATCGTCGATCAATGGGCATCCAGTCGTTCAAATCAGCTTTAA
- a CDS encoding alpha/beta fold hydrolase — protein MGELFKLCSDIPYLRFGAGEPLVFIHGLGEVKEGWSKQFEFAEQYDLIIPDLRGHGEYQSPGEISIKNFAHDIITLLKGLGIESAHICGLSMGGMVAQEIYRQAPKMCRSLMLVSTFHYAPKNLGKLFLKYRQARAENKSPDVLRETAAKICLYSWTRENFEEFYQFYRPNSEFYFKSMEACLKVNNLGLLSTINVPTLIIGGQYDSVIPVWVQLLMHKQIPHSEFVIFRNTGHIAKLEAKDEFNKVLRNFLNKHKMAS, from the coding sequence TTGGGAGAATTATTTAAGTTATGCTCCGATATTCCTTATTTGCGGTTTGGCGCTGGTGAACCATTAGTTTTTATTCATGGTCTTGGAGAGGTAAAAGAGGGTTGGTCGAAGCAATTTGAATTTGCTGAACAATACGATTTAATTATACCGGATCTACGTGGACACGGTGAGTATCAATCACCAGGTGAAATCTCCATCAAAAATTTTGCTCATGACATCATTACACTTTTAAAAGGTCTTGGGATTGAAAGCGCGCACATTTGCGGTTTGTCAATGGGTGGTATGGTAGCACAAGAAATTTATCGCCAGGCTCCTAAAATGTGCCGTTCATTAATGCTTGTCAGCACCTTCCACTATGCCCCAAAAAATCTGGGAAAGCTTTTTTTAAAATATCGTCAGGCCCGTGCTGAAAATAAATCCCCAGATGTCCTCAGGGAAACGGCCGCAAAGATATGTCTTTATTCCTGGACAAGGGAGAATTTCGAAGAATTTTATCAATTTTACAGGCCAAATAGTGAATTCTATTTCAAATCAATGGAGGCTTGCCTTAAAGTAAATAATTTAGGCTTATTATCAACAATCAATGTCCCGACTTTAATCATAGGTGGACAATATGATTCTGTTATTCCTGTCTGGGTTCAATTGTTAATGCACAAACAAATTCCCCATTCGGAATTTGTCATTTTCAGGAATACCGGCCATATCGCAAAACTTGAGGCCAAGGATGAATTTAACAAAGTCCTGCGAAATTTTTTAAATAAGCATAAAATGGCAAGCTAA